Below is a window of Sandaracinaceae bacterium DNA.
TGGTGGAGTACGCGCAGCAGATGCTGAAGGGCTTCGCCAACGGCGAGGCGCGCGACATGCGCCACGAGATCAACGGGCTGGCCATCCGCATCCCTGGGCCGCACGCTCTTCGCGGCCGACATGGATAGCTCGGCGGACACCGTCTACAACGCGATGCACGACATCAGCGAGATCCTGGTGGAGCACATCAACCTGCCGCTGCCCACGCCGCGTTGGTGGCCCAGCAAGTCGAACCGCCGGAAGATCGACGCCATCGAGGCCATCGAGGGCGTGCTCAAGCCGCCTCATCGCGGACCGCCGCTGCGAGGGCACGGACGCGGGCGACCTGCTGTCCCACCTCATCTTCGCGCGCGACAAGGAGGGCGGCCTCAGCGAGGAGCAGCTGCGCGACAACGGCATGACGCTGATCTTCGCCGGCCACGAGACCACCGCGCACGCCATGACGTGGGCCTGGTACCTGCTGGCCAAGTACCCCGAGGTGGCCGAGAAGCTGTACCAAGAGGTGAAGACGGTGTGCGGCGATCAGCCGGTCAACGTGGAGCACCTCGAGCACATGCCCTACGTGACGCAGGTCATGAAGGAGAGCCTGCGCTTCCTGCCGTCCGTGTGGGCGTTCATGCGTGCGCGCCCACCGAGGACATCACGATCAAGGGGGCTGCAGTGCAAGGTGGTGTTCCGGGAGGATGCCCCGCTGCGCGCGCGCTGACGCCGCGAAGGCTGGGCGCGTGTCGGTCGACGCCCAGCCCGCGCAGCGCACATCAGGGCGTGCGCGACTTGGGTGTGTTGCCCACGCGGCACTGCGCCACCGTGCCGCGGAACCCGTCCGCGTCGAACAGCTCCGCGTGTGCGAGTCCGACGCCGGCCTCGGCGGCGAGGTGCGTCAGGCGGAGACCAAACGCCTGGCCGCGCGGCTCCCCGCTGAACGTGAGGTTGAGGTCGGCGTTGATGGCGACGGGCGATGCGGGCGTGCAGTGGCTTCGGGTCAGCTCGGCCAGGCCCGCCATCAGATCGGCCGCAGCCACGCAGCGCACGAGGTCCGAGCACGGCTCGTCCTCGACGAAGACCGACGGAGGGGTGACCCACAGAGCGGGTTGGGGCGCGTCCCGCGCGGTGACCCAGCGCAGATCGCAAAAGTGCTCGAACGATGGATGACGCCCCGGCTCCTTCGACGCGCGGAACATGCCGCTCGACTCGGCCTCTCCCGCAGGAGGCAACGGCGCGGGTCCATGCACGCTGCCAGGCCCCTCCGAGCCAGCCAGGAACAGCCCACTCGCGCGGGCCACTACGGCGCCCTGCCACGAGAGTTCGGCCTCTCCCTGGCGGAGGCGACCGCCTTCGCGCCTTACCAGTGCGCGTCCGTCCAGCGTGCCGAAGGGGATGGGCTTGAGCAGGTCGATGGTCAGGCGCGCCACATGGAACCCTGGGCGCCGCAGCGCGTCCTCGAGCAGGAGAGCGAGCAGCGCTGCTGCGGCGCTTCCGTTGCACAGACCAGGGTCCCAACCGCTGCGCGCGGGGGCGAGCGGCATGAAGGCGCCGTGGTGGCGTCGAAACGTGGGGACGTGCGCGGGCTCGGTCGTGGACATGGGCGAAGCGCGTAGACTACAAGGCCCTGAGCGAACGCCAAGCTGCGGCAGCGAAGCCGGTCGCTCGATTCCCACCACTGCTCCCCACGAGAGGGCACGCGACCCGCGCTCGGCGCAGCGCAGCGCTCCCCCATCGCGCATCAGCGCCTCGGAGGGCCGGGAAAGAACATGTTCGTCCTGCGTTGGTAGGCGGCGTAGTCCGGCCGCTTCTGCACGGAGTAGTGCTCCGCCGGGACCGCGCCCGAGTTGACTGTCGTTGATGTGGTGTGGCCCTGCTTCCTCTGCGCCACCCCCTCCAAGCCGCAACGCACTTTGGGCCGCCCGCATGGGCCAGCGCTTCGGCCTAGACATCCGGGCGTGCCTCCAGTGGCACATCGACGAAACCCCGTCCCTATAGTGCAGAGCCTACCGTGTCGATGCAGTACCATCAGCCGTCGATGCACACGGAACTGCAGCGACTCCTTGCGCTGATCGAGA
It encodes the following:
- a CDS encoding cytochrome P450, with protein sequence MHVQSAQSPLPSHAASSAEGAFPNRPIPVRKGRPVIGSTIEFQKDQLGFVQDIHRDYGDVVKTNISLMDWYFVRDRDHPRDQRPPGPDVRDARAGQAHLEAVPGRRHPHGRRRGVEASARPDQARLPSPPRGGLRPGHGGVRAADAEGLRQRRGARHAPRDQRAGHPHPWAARSSRPTWIARRTPSTTRCTTSARSWWSTSTCRCPRRVGGPASRTAGRSTPSRPSRACSSRLIADRRCEGTDAGDLLSHLIFARDKEGGLSEEQLRDNGMTLIFAGHETTAHAMTWAWYLLAKYPEVAEKLYQEVKTVCGDQPVNVEHLEHMPYVTQVMKESLRFLPSVWAFMRARPPRTSRSRGLQCKVVFREDAPLRAR
- a CDS encoding thioesterase family protein; this translates as MSTTEPAHVPTFRRHHGAFMPLAPARSGWDPGLCNGSAAAALLALLLEDALRRPGFHVARLTIDLLKPIPFGTLDGRALVRREGGRLRQGEAELSWQGAVVARASGLFLAGSEGPGSVHGPAPLPPAGEAESSGMFRASKEPGRHPSFEHFCDLRWVTARDAPQPALWVTPPSVFVEDEPCSDLVRCVAAADLMAGLAELTRSHCTPASPVAINADLNLTFSGEPRGQAFGLRLTHLAAEAGVGLAHAELFDADGFRGTVAQCRVGNTPKSRTP